One window of Catonella massiliensis genomic DNA carries:
- a CDS encoding ATP-dependent Clp protease ATP-binding subunit, with amino-acid sequence MQDKFTNNAVTAIEAANSAAISLSQNYVGSEHLLIGLLSVDGVAKKVLEENGVSYDRFMELVNKLLTQGNVVVGSTESMTPRAKRIISLAATEAYRLNSGKIGTEHILMALLKEGDSIGVRLLTTMGVNLQKVYLDILTAIGMDISQARSDYSNFKNANNNTGSNAKSNTPILDQYSKDLTEYARSGKLDPVIGRDVEVQRVIQILSRRTKNNPCIIGEPGVGKTAIVEAIAERIVEGSVPDTIRGKRVVTIDLSAMVAGTKYRGEFEERIKRTLDEVIKSGNVLLFIDELHTIIGAGGAEGTLDASNILKPSLARGELQLIGATTREEYRKRIEKDSALERRFQPVVVEEPSEEESVLILKGLREKYEDHHKVRITDEAIEAAVKLSARYINDRFLPDKAVDLMDEAASKARLSVFTTKPESAELERKIIKLEEEKENAIKSETYDKASLIKKEQNKLRMKLSELKLAEEQKKQQKVHVIGEEEIAEVVADWTKIPVNKLKQAETDRLIRLESVLHERVIGQDEAVVAVAKAIRRGRVGFNAEGRPIGSFLFLGPTGVGKTELSKALAEAMFGSEESMIRIDMSEYMEKHSVSKMIGSPPGYIGHDEGGQLSEKVRRNPYSVILLDEIEKAHPDVFNILLQVLDDGRITDSQGRVVNFKNTVIIMTSNVGAQRIITPKKLGFKTDENKETDYKLMKEGVMEEVKKLFKPEFINRIDEIIVFHPLTEKELKKIVKIMLKGLAGRAKEQMGLKLKFTETAVKHLANIEKEANYGARPLARKIKTEVEDLLATEVLLGHIKEGNEVKIGCKDGKIEVNLSKK; translated from the coding sequence ATGCAGGATAAATTTACGAATAATGCAGTAACTGCCATTGAAGCAGCTAACTCAGCAGCTATTTCGTTATCACAAAACTATGTTGGCTCCGAGCATCTTTTGATAGGACTTTTGTCGGTAGACGGAGTGGCAAAGAAGGTGCTTGAGGAAAACGGAGTTTCATACGACAGATTTATGGAGCTTGTCAACAAGCTATTGACACAGGGAAATGTGGTGGTTGGTTCTACCGAGTCTATGACACCCCGCGCAAAGAGGATAATATCTCTGGCTGCAACAGAGGCTTATAGGCTTAATTCCGGTAAGATTGGTACAGAACATATACTTATGGCTCTGCTTAAGGAGGGTGACAGCATTGGAGTAAGGCTGTTAACCACAATGGGAGTGAACCTTCAAAAGGTCTATCTGGATATACTGACTGCCATAGGGATGGACATTTCACAGGCTAGAAGCGACTATTCAAACTTTAAGAATGCTAACAACAATACAGGAAGCAATGCCAAATCCAATACACCTATTCTTGACCAGTATTCAAAAGACCTTACAGAATACGCAAGAAGTGGAAAGCTTGATCCCGTTATAGGCAGGGATGTAGAGGTTCAGAGAGTCATACAGATACTTAGCAGGCGCACCAAGAACAATCCTTGTATCATAGGAGAGCCCGGTGTAGGAAAGACAGCCATAGTTGAAGCTATTGCTGAAAGGATAGTGGAAGGAAGCGTGCCTGATACAATCAGAGGAAAAAGGGTAGTAACCATTGATTTGTCAGCCATGGTAGCCGGTACGAAGTATAGAGGCGAGTTCGAAGAGAGAATCAAAAGGACTTTGGATGAAGTTATAAAAAGTGGAAATGTACTTCTTTTTATAGATGAGCTTCATACTATCATAGGAGCCGGAGGAGCAGAAGGTACACTCGATGCATCAAACATCCTTAAGCCTTCTTTAGCAAGGGGAGAGCTTCAGCTAATAGGAGCTACCACAAGGGAAGAGTATAGAAAACGCATAGAAAAGGATAGTGCCCTTGAGAGAAGATTCCAGCCTGTAGTTGTAGAGGAGCCTTCAGAGGAAGAATCCGTGCTTATACTAAAGGGACTTCGTGAAAAATACGAGGATCATCATAAGGTAAGGATAACGGATGAAGCCATTGAGGCGGCTGTGAAGCTCTCTGCAAGATATATCAATGACAGATTTCTTCCTGATAAGGCAGTTGACCTTATGGATGAGGCGGCCTCTAAGGCAAGGCTCTCGGTATTTACTACAAAGCCTGAAAGTGCAGAGCTTGAAAGGAAGATAATAAAGCTTGAGGAAGAAAAAGAGAACGCCATTAAAAGTGAGACTTATGATAAGGCGAGCCTAATAAAGAAGGAGCAGAACAAGCTAAGGATGAAGCTTAGTGAGTTAAAGCTTGCTGAAGAGCAGAAAAAGCAGCAGAAGGTGCATGTCATAGGCGAAGAAGAGATAGCAGAGGTTGTGGCTGACTGGACCAAAATCCCTGTAAATAAGCTAAAACAGGCAGAAACAGACAGGCTTATAAGGCTTGAATCTGTTCTTCACGAGAGAGTTATAGGTCAGGATGAAGCAGTTGTTGCCGTAGCAAAGGCAATAAGGAGGGGCAGGGTAGGCTTTAATGCTGAAGGAAGGCCTATAGGCTCATTCCTCTTCTTAGGCCCAACAGGTGTAGGTAAGACTGAGCTAAGCAAGGCACTTGCAGAGGCAATGTTTGGCAGTGAAGAGTCTATGATTCGAATAGATATGTCTGAATATATGGAAAAACACAGTGTATCCAAGATGATAGGCTCACCTCCGGGATATATAGGACATGATGAAGGAGGACAGCTTTCAGAGAAGGTACGAAGGAATCCTTACTCAGTCATACTTTTGGATGAGATAGAAAAGGCGCACCCTGACGTATTTAACATACTTCTTCAGGTGTTAGACGATGGTAGAATAACTGATTCCCAAGGAAGGGTAGTTAACTTTAAGAATACAGTTATCATTATGACATCAAATGTAGGAGCACAGAGAATAATAACTCCAAAGAAGCTTGGATTTAAGACTGATGAGAATAAAGAGACTGATTACAAGCTTATGAAGGAAGGAGTTATGGAAGAAGTAAAGAAGCTTTTTAAGCCGGAATTCATCAATAGAATAGATGAGATTATAGTATTCCATCCTCTTACTGAAAAAGAGCTTAAGAAGATAGTTAAGATTATGCTTAAAGGACTGGCAGGAAGGGCAAAGGAGCAGATGGGACTTAAGCTTAAGTTCACGGAGACTGCGGTTAAGCACCTTGCCAATATCGAGAAGGAAGCAAACTACGGTGCAAGGCCTCTGGCTAGGAAGATAAAGACAGAAGTAGAGGATTTGCTTGCTACTGAAGTACTATTAGGGCATATCAAAGAAGGAAATGAAGTTAAAATTGGTTGTAAAGATGGGAAAATTGAGGTAAACTTATCTAAGAAGTAA
- a CDS encoding cadherin-like beta sandwich domain-containing protein, giving the protein MKKNIIIIFVLVFSLLLGGEKAFASSASVVLKGANKTIVGEKFDVTLEIDSEESLSGVETYLSYDDSMAEFLSADEGIAGGKGLLRVNIKNFEDVDGKLKYKMTFLAKLSGNFTMTFSDDVHLYAVNPDNEISVATNDLEMRIKNPRKASSDSSLIGIKVAGGVLTPKFSPSVLDYKVNVGGGVDDITVGVTTADKGANYSLVKDYGDKLRSGENNIYIIVKAEDGSKTNYNIVVIKENEASEETKDTAKDTKSSAKQEEEPPIETSSDTGSKGSTEEEHEYVPDAPGEEATEETDNNDSKQMVIYVIISAIVILGIMLMLGLVLYMKNKRNEEDEE; this is encoded by the coding sequence GTGAAAAAAAATATTATAATCATATTTGTATTGGTATTCTCCCTTTTGCTTGGTGGCGAAAAGGCATTTGCTTCAAGTGCCAGTGTAGTGCTAAAGGGTGCAAATAAAACAATAGTCGGTGAAAAATTTGATGTTACCTTGGAGATTGATTCTGAGGAAAGCCTAAGCGGAGTAGAAACTTACCTTTCCTACGATGACAGTATGGCTGAGTTTCTCTCAGCAGATGAGGGGATAGCAGGAGGAAAAGGACTGCTAAGGGTTAATATAAAGAATTTTGAAGATGTGGACGGGAAGCTTAAGTATAAGATGACTTTCCTTGCTAAGCTCTCGGGGAACTTTACCATGACATTTTCTGATGATGTACATTTGTATGCGGTTAATCCTGATAATGAAATATCTGTAGCTACCAATGACCTGGAGATGCGTATAAAGAATCCTAGGAAGGCATCCTCAGACAGCAGCCTAATAGGGATAAAGGTGGCTGGAGGAGTGCTTACGCCTAAGTTTAGCCCTAGTGTACTTGACTATAAGGTAAATGTCGGTGGAGGCGTGGACGATATTACCGTAGGTGTGACTACTGCAGATAAAGGGGCTAATTACAGTTTGGTAAAGGACTATGGTGACAAGCTTAGGTCTGGAGAGAATAATATATATATTATAGTAAAGGCGGAAGACGGCAGTAAGACTAACTACAACATTGTTGTTATCAAGGAGAATGAGGCTTCTGAGGAGACAAAGGATACTGCAAAGGATACAAAGAGCAGTGCAAAGCAGGAGGAAGAGCCTCCTATAGAAACCTCGTCAGATACAGGAAGTAAAGGAAGCACAGAAGAAGAACATGAATACGTGCCTGATGCACCGGGAGAAGAGGCCACGGAGGAAACTGATAATAATGATAGCAAACAGATGGTCATTTATGTTATAATAAGTGCCATAGTTATTTTAGGCATCATGCTTATGCTAGGGCTGGTGCTTTATATGAAAAATAAAAGAAATGAAGAAGATGAGGAATAA